The DNA segment GGATTAACATTTAATTTTTCTGATTTTCTGAAACGGGAAAACCTTGGTTGTGAATAAATATCATCTAATTCATTTAATTTATAAATATTATATATGTTTTTTACAGATTGGATGTCTTCCAAAGGATCCCCTGTTAAATATTTTTGTTTTCGTAAAAATTTTACTGCAATTTTATCCTTATATTTATCCCATTCTTCGATAGCATTTTCCCTTTTCTGTAGCTTTTTATTCACTTTTGCTTTATCCAGTTCATATTGCTTTTGAGCATTAATCCAGTAATCTGCATCAATACCCAGAACTTTTTCAAGAAGTATAGCTACATCGGCTGTAATATTTCTTTTCCCTTTGATAATTTCATTTATCTGGCTTCGTTTCATGCCTAATTTCCCGGCAAGTTCTGCCTGTGAAATATTACGGGCTTCCAGTTCATCTTTAAGATCTTCTCCCGGATGAAATGCTTGTTCAGGAGTTAATTCATTAATGGTGTTGCTAGTTTTCATAATGTTTGCTGATTTCTTCGAGTTCTATAATTTCTATCTCATAAGGTGGCTCATTTGCCGGTATTTCAGTAAAAATAAGACGATATTGTTTGTTAATCCTAACTGAACTTTTTCCTTTCAGTTTGCCTGAAAGCTTTTCATAGTTCAAACTTTTAAACTGATAAAGCTGTTCAATTCTGGTTGCCTTAATCAGTTTGCTGACGGTTTTTTGGTATTGGCTCACCAATTTTGGGTCAGATCTAAATCTTTTATCTCTTACTTTTTTCCCACAATATAAATCAGCCAGGTATTGCTTCTTATATTTTATTTTCATTACAAAATTAAAACAT comes from the Bacteroidales bacterium genome and includes:
- a CDS encoding type II toxin-antitoxin system RelE/ParE family toxin, with product MKIKYKKQYLADLYCGKKVRDKRFRSDPKLVSQYQKTVSKLIKATRIEQLYQFKSLNYEKLSGKLKGKSSVRINKQYRLIFTEIPANEPPYEIEIIELEEISKHYEN